One genomic window of uncultured Erythrobacter sp. includes the following:
- the kduD gene encoding 2-dehydro-3-deoxy-D-gluconate 5-dehydrogenase KduD, whose amino-acid sequence MANSNFDLSGKTAIVTGANTGIGQGIAVALSEAGADIALVARSDASETASMIAATGRKVAIIEADLSTTEPCQRIISETVSQFGRLDILVNNAGIIRRNDALDFTEDDWDAVMDTNLKVLFFLSQAAGRHMAEHGRGSIINIASMLTFQGGIRVASYTASKSGVGGLTKLLANEWAGKGITVNAIAPGYIATNNTAALQADEARNRQILERIPAGRWGEPSDLGGAAVFLASDAARYVQGHILAVDGGWLAR is encoded by the coding sequence ATGGCTAACTCAAATTTCGATCTTTCCGGCAAAACCGCGATCGTTACCGGTGCGAACACCGGCATCGGACAGGGCATAGCCGTAGCTCTATCTGAGGCTGGTGCCGATATTGCGTTGGTTGCGCGAAGCGATGCCAGCGAAACAGCGTCAATGATCGCCGCCACCGGTCGCAAGGTGGCAATCATCGAAGCAGATCTTTCCACCACGGAGCCATGCCAGCGTATCATTTCCGAGACCGTGTCTCAGTTTGGTCGTCTCGACATCCTGGTCAACAATGCCGGGATTATCCGGCGCAACGATGCCCTGGATTTTACCGAGGATGACTGGGATGCGGTGATGGACACCAATCTCAAGGTGCTGTTCTTCCTCAGTCAGGCTGCAGGGCGCCATATGGCAGAGCATGGCCGTGGCTCGATCATCAACATCGCCTCAATGTTAACTTTCCAGGGTGGAATCAGAGTGGCGAGCTACACTGCGTCAAAGAGCGGTGTGGGCGGGCTGACTAAGCTGCTCGCCAACGAATGGGCGGGCAAAGGCATCACGGTAAACGCGATTGCGCCTGGTTACATCGCGACCAACAACACTGCTGCTCTTCAAGCAGACGAGGCCCGCAACCGGCAGATTCTCGAGCGTATTCCCGCTGGACGCTGGGGCGAGCCATCAGATTTGGGCGGCGCGGCCGTATTCCTTGCCTCTGATGCCGCACGCTATGTGCAGGGTCATATCCTTGCTGTGGATGGCGGCTGGCTCGCGCGATGA